A single genomic interval of Paracoccus contaminans harbors:
- the recN gene encoding DNA repair protein RecN codes for MLRMLDIRDILLIDRLSLEFAPGLNVLTGETGAGKSILLDCLGFVLGWRGRAELVRAGAAQGEVTAVFDLPPGHPARDLLAEAGIEVEEELILRRVNAADGRKTGWVNDRRVSGEVLRSLSDVLVELHGQHDDRGLLNPRGHRQLLDAFGGIDIAPIRAAWTARRQAMAALAEAEAALEAARKEEDFLRHAVSELEALAPQPGEDEALDVARRRMQAAERIRSDVARAHQMLAGGSGDPGAEGVIVEAVRWLEGAAAKEGADSLEEPMAALGRALVELGEATRGIEDALSAMDFDPATLESTEERLFALRALARKHDVLAGDLAGLAEDLAARLSALDSSEARIGDLSRAVAESEAAYDAICARISDARCEAAGRLDQAMAAELAPLRMERAVFETLVTESEPGPDGRDAVAFTVATNPGAPAGPLDRIASGGELSRFLLALKVCLAQGSDPLVMIFDEIDRGVGGATADAVGRRLARLAEASQVLVVTHSPQVAALGQQHFRVAKSVQDGTTTSRVEALSPDERIEEIARMLSGEEITPAARAAAQALMSG; via the coding sequence ATGCTGCGCATGCTGGACATCCGCGACATCCTGCTGATCGACCGGCTGTCGCTGGAATTCGCGCCGGGCCTGAACGTGCTGACCGGCGAGACGGGGGCGGGCAAGTCGATCCTGCTGGATTGCCTGGGCTTTGTCCTAGGCTGGCGGGGGCGGGCCGAACTGGTGCGCGCGGGCGCCGCGCAGGGCGAGGTGACGGCCGTGTTCGACCTGCCCCCCGGGCACCCGGCGCGCGATCTGCTGGCCGAGGCCGGGATCGAGGTCGAGGAGGAGCTGATCCTGCGCCGCGTCAACGCGGCCGACGGGCGCAAGACCGGCTGGGTCAATGACCGCCGGGTTTCGGGCGAGGTCCTGCGCAGCCTGTCCGATGTGCTGGTCGAACTGCACGGCCAGCATGATGACCGGGGGCTGCTCAATCCCCGCGGGCATCGGCAGCTGCTCGATGCCTTTGGCGGCATCGACATTGCCCCCATCCGCGCCGCCTGGACGGCCCGGCGCCAGGCGATGGCAGCCTTGGCCGAGGCCGAGGCTGCGCTGGAGGCCGCGCGCAAGGAGGAGGATTTCCTTCGCCATGCCGTGAGCGAGCTGGAGGCGCTGGCGCCCCAGCCGGGCGAGGACGAGGCGCTGGACGTTGCCCGCCGCCGGATGCAGGCGGCCGAGCGCATCCGCAGCGATGTGGCCCGCGCCCACCAGATGCTGGCCGGCGGATCGGGCGATCCGGGGGCCGAGGGCGTGATCGTCGAGGCTGTCCGCTGGCTCGAAGGCGCCGCGGCGAAAGAAGGGGCCGACAGCCTGGAAGAGCCGATGGCGGCGCTGGGCCGGGCGCTGGTCGAACTGGGCGAGGCCACGCGCGGGATCGAGGATGCGCTGTCGGCCATGGATTTCGACCCCGCCACGCTTGAATCGACCGAGGAGCGGCTGTTTGCCCTGCGCGCCCTGGCCCGCAAGCATGACGTGCTGGCAGGCGATCTCGCCGGGCTGGCCGAGGATCTGGCGGCGCGTCTGTCGGCGCTGGATTCAAGCGAGGCGCGGATCGGGGATCTGTCGCGCGCCGTGGCGGAAAGCGAGGCGGCCTATGACGCGATCTGCGCGCGCATCAGCGATGCGCGCTGCGAGGCCGCGGGCCGGCTGGACCAGGCCATGGCGGCCGAGCTTGCACCCCTGCGGATGGAGCGGGCGGTTTTTGAAACGCTTGTGACCGAAAGCGAACCCGGCCCTGATGGGCGCGATGCCGTGGCCTTTACCGTCGCCACCAATCCCGGCGCGCCTGCCGGCCCGCTTGACCGCATCGCCTCGGGGGGCGAGCTGTCGCGCTTTCTGCTGGCGCTCAAGGTCTGCCTTGCGCAGGGGTCTGACCCGCTGGTAATGATCTTTGACGAAATCGACCGTGGCGTGGGCGGCGCCACGGCTGATGCGGTGGGGCGGCGGCTTGCGCGGCTGGCCGAGGCGTCGCAGGTGCTGGTCGTCACCCATTCTCCGCAGGTCGCGGCGCTGGGGCAGCAGCATTTCCGCGTCGCCAAATCGGTTCAGGACGGCACGACGACCTCGCGTG
- a CDS encoding outer membrane protein assembly factor BamD: MAVSISRQVLMAAAVSVLLAGCGNRDAGANNQPLDSFTAEEIYKRGEYELENGKRPKDAVRYFAEIERLYPYSDWAKRALIMQAYAYHKARKYDDARGAAQRFIDNYPSDEDAAYAHYLLALSYYDQIDEVGRDQGLTFQALQSLREVIERYPNTEYARSAVLKFDLAFDHLAGKEMEIGRYYLKRGNYTAAINRFRVVVEEYQTTTHTPEALMRLVEAYLALGLTSEAQTAGAILGHNFRSSPFYQDAYNQLRGRGLTATPQGNSWLTKVYRQVIQGKWL; encoded by the coding sequence ATGGCAGTCAGCATTTCGCGGCAGGTGCTTATGGCGGCGGCCGTATCGGTTCTTCTGGCGGGATGCGGCAACCGCGATGCGGGCGCAAACAACCAGCCGCTGGACAGTTTCACCGCCGAGGAAATCTACAAGCGTGGCGAATACGAACTGGAAAACGGCAAGCGGCCCAAGGACGCCGTTCGCTATTTCGCCGAGATCGAGCGTCTGTATCCCTATTCCGACTGGGCCAAGCGCGCGCTGATCATGCAGGCCTATGCCTATCACAAGGCGCGCAAATATGATGACGCGCGCGGGGCGGCGCAGCGGTTCATCGATAACTATCCCAGTGACGAGGATGCGGCCTATGCCCATTACCTCCTCGCGCTCAGCTATTACGACCAGATCGACGAGGTCGGCCGCGACCAGGGCCTGACCTTCCAGGCGCTGCAATCGCTGCGCGAGGTGATCGAGCGCTATCCCAACACGGAATATGCGCGCTCGGCGGTGCTCAAGTTCGACCTGGCCTTCGACCATCTTGCCGGCAAGGAGATGGAGATCGGCCGTTATTACCTCAAGCGCGGCAACTATACGGCGGCGATCAACCGCTTCCGTGTCGTGGTCGAGGAATACCAGACCACCACCCACACGCCCGAGGCGCTGATGCGCCTGGTCGAGGCTTATCTTGCGCTGGGCCTGACCAGCGAGGCGCAGACCGCGGGCGCGATCCTGGGGCACAATTTCCGTTCCTCGCCCTTCTACCAGGACGCCTACAACCAGTTGCGCGGCCGCGGGCTGACCGCGACACCCCAGGGCAATTCATGGCTGACCAAGGTCTATCGGCAGGTAATCCAGGGCAAGTGGCTCTGA
- the lpxC gene encoding UDP-3-O-acyl-N-acetylglucosamine deacetylase, protein MQATLATPARFSGTGLHSGAPVRMTIHPAPAGHGIVFRRTDMADALIPARWDHVVPSQLCTLLQGEGGATLSTVEHVMAALSGTGIHNALIDVDGPEVPILDGSSAPFVAAILAAGIALQAEPLRAIRVLKPVELREGDRLARLTPADHLKMDFAIDFSDAAIGHQEKSLDLANGAFQRELMDSRTFCRQSDVEAMQANGLALGGTYFNAVVVDGERVLSPGGLRHRDEAVRHKMLDAVGDLALAGAPLMARYTGHRAGHAMTNRLLRLLFADRTAWEWVTCTPDSERRMPGAGVIRPRVIPAAAPAPAMVA, encoded by the coding sequence ATGCAGGCCACGCTCGCCACTCCAGCCCGGTTCTCGGGCACCGGCCTTCATTCCGGTGCGCCCGTGCGGATGACGATCCACCCTGCGCCGGCCGGGCACGGGATCGTGTTCCGGCGTACCGACATGGCCGATGCGCTTATTCCGGCCCGCTGGGACCATGTGGTGCCCTCGCAGCTTTGCACGCTGCTGCAAGGCGAAGGCGGGGCCACCCTGTCTACGGTGGAACATGTCATGGCCGCGCTGTCGGGGACGGGCATCCACAATGCGCTGATCGACGTGGACGGGCCCGAGGTGCCGATCCTCGACGGCTCCTCCGCGCCCTTCGTGGCCGCCATCCTTGCCGCCGGCATCGCCCTTCAGGCCGAGCCGCTGCGCGCCATCCGCGTGCTCAAACCCGTCGAACTGCGCGAGGGCGACCGCCTGGCCCGGCTGACCCCGGCCGATCATCTGAAAATGGATTTCGCCATCGACTTTTCGGATGCCGCCATCGGCCATCAGGAAAAGAGTCTTGATCTGGCAAACGGCGCCTTTCAGCGCGAGCTGATGGACAGCCGCACCTTCTGCCGCCAGTCGGATGTCGAGGCGATGCAGGCGAATGGTCTGGCCTTGGGCGGCACCTATTTCAACGCCGTTGTCGTCGACGGCGAACGGGTGCTGTCGCCCGGCGGGCTGCGCCACCGGGATGAGGCGGTGCGCCACAAGATGCTCGACGCCGTGGGCGATCTGGCCTTGGCCGGTGCGCCGCTGATGGCGCGCTATACCGGCCACCGGGCCGGCCATGCGATGACCAACCGCCTGCTGCGGCTGCTTTTCGCGGACCGGACGGCATGGGAATGGGTGACCTGCACCCCCGATTCCGAACGGCGGATGCCGGGCGCGGGGGTGATCCGCCCCCGCGTCATCCCCGCCGCCGCGCCGGCGCCCGCCATGGTGGCCTGA
- the ftsZ gene encoding cell division protein FtsZ, with protein MNLNLMMSDDQELRPRITVFGVGGAGGNAVNNMIEKQLDGVEFVVANTDAQALAQSRSESRIQLGPKVTEGLGAGAKPSIGAKAAEETIEDIVDHLMGAHMCFITAGMGGGTGTGAAPIIAQAAREMGILTVGVVTKPFQFEGSKRMRQADEGVEALQKVVDTLIIIPNQNLFRIANERTTFTEAFAMADDVLYQGVKGVTDLMVRPGIINLDFADVRAVMDEMGKAMMGTGEGTGDNRAVEAAEKAIANPLLDEISLNGAKGVLINIVSGGDMTLFEFDEAANIIRDKVDDDANIIVGSSVDETLDGAIRVSVVATGIDMGAAAEAPAPRRGLKEPLTQHPTAAPKAAADESMAPPRRSPVLETPSPRPVSHEELPEPAYRPVELRGERSQPDTDHARTAADAAPTRADTRPSDVRPSDVRPSDARALDTRSVDQRLSDSAESFTAPVRPQAPRVQPAAEVMDRLHRAIHRDAADAGRRPAGAQPAPEAPRGPARMAGLGRMMERLAGGQGEQERPRAETIAERVSDRLARARQAETDFDDLASPDAGKDNVEIPAFLRRQAN; from the coding sequence ATGAATCTGAACCTGATGATGAGCGACGACCAGGAATTGCGTCCCCGCATTACCGTCTTTGGCGTTGGCGGGGCCGGGGGCAATGCCGTCAACAACATGATCGAAAAGCAACTCGACGGGGTCGAGTTCGTGGTCGCCAACACCGATGCCCAGGCGCTGGCGCAAAGCCGTTCCGAAAGCCGCATCCAGCTTGGTCCCAAGGTGACCGAGGGGCTGGGCGCGGGCGCCAAGCCCTCGATCGGCGCCAAGGCCGCCGAGGAGACGATCGAGGATATCGTCGATCACCTGATGGGCGCCCATATGTGCTTCATCACCGCCGGGATGGGCGGCGGCACCGGCACCGGCGCGGCCCCGATCATCGCCCAGGCCGCGCGTGAAATGGGCATCCTGACCGTCGGCGTCGTGACCAAACCCTTCCAGTTCGAAGGCTCGAAGCGCATGCGCCAGGCCGATGAAGGGGTCGAGGCGCTGCAGAAGGTCGTCGATACGCTCATCATCATCCCGAACCAGAACCTGTTCCGAATCGCCAACGAACGCACGACCTTCACCGAGGCCTTCGCCATGGCCGACGACGTGCTGTATCAGGGCGTCAAGGGCGTGACCGACCTGATGGTGCGCCCCGGCATCATCAACCTGGACTTTGCCGACGTCCGCGCCGTGATGGACGAGATGGGCAAGGCCATGATGGGCACGGGCGAGGGCACCGGCGACAACCGCGCCGTCGAGGCCGCCGAAAAGGCGATCGCCAACCCGCTGCTGGACGAAATCAGCCTGAATGGCGCCAAGGGCGTGCTGATTAACATCGTCAGCGGCGGCGACATGACCCTGTTCGAATTCGACGAGGCCGCCAACATCATCCGCGACAAGGTGGACGACGACGCCAACATCATCGTCGGCAGCAGCGTTGATGAAACCCTGGACGGTGCGATCCGCGTGTCGGTCGTTGCCACCGGCATCGACATGGGTGCAGCAGCCGAGGCCCCTGCGCCGCGCCGCGGGCTCAAAGAACCGCTGACCCAGCACCCGACCGCTGCCCCCAAGGCTGCCGCCGACGAAAGCATGGCCCCCCCCCGCCGGTCCCCGGTGCTAGAAACGCCCTCGCCCCGTCCCGTCAGCCATGAAGAGCTGCCCGAACCCGCCTATCGCCCCGTAGAATTGCGCGGCGAACGGTCGCAGCCCGACACCGACCACGCGCGAACCGCGGCGGATGCGGCACCCACCCGGGCCGATACTCGCCCGTCCGATGTCCGCCCGTCCGATGTCCGCCCGTCCGATGCCCGTGCGCTTGATACCCGCAGCGTGGACCAGCGGCTGTCCGATTCGGCAGAAAGCTTTACGGCCCCGGTCCGGCCGCAGGCCCCGCGGGTTCAGCCCGCCGCCGAGGTCATGGACCGGCTGCATCGCGCCATCCACCGCGACGCGGCCGATGCGGGCCGCCGCCCCGCAGGCGCCCAGCCCGCGCCCGAGGCGCCCCGCGGCCCCGCCCGCATGGCCGGCCTTGGGCGGATGATGGAACGTCTTGCCGGCGGGCAGGGCGAACAGGAACGCCCCCGCGCCGAAACCATCGCCGAACGGGTCAGCGACCGTCTCGCACGGGCGCGTCAGGCGGAAACCGATTTCGACGATCTGGCCTCGCCCGACGCCGGCAAGGACAATGTCGAAATCCCGGCCTTTCTGCGGCGCCAGGCCAACTGA
- the ftsA gene encoding cell division protein FtsA translates to MRDLYQAQRTMRQMRRAAMARGVVAVLDIGTSKITCIILQFDGPGQFRDTDGVGPMAGQASFRVIGQFTTQSRGVRYGEIETMAETERCVRHAVQGAQKQAGVRVDHVIATLSGARPSSYGLAGEITLRSGKVTEADVGAVLAACDAPDFGRNREVLHAQPVNFAVDGRSGLSDPRDIVGDRLAVDMHVLTIDGFAASNLVHCIRRCDLELAGVGSAAYAAGRAALVEDEQELGAACVDMGGGITGVSLFLKKHMIFADAVRMGGDLVTRDISQGLRVPMATAEWLKTRHGGLEATGRDDRELIDVSRAPGQADSHPGDWPGERRSVSRADLIGIMRPRVEEILDGVRDVLDAAGFDQMPSRQVVLTGGASQIPGLDTLAARILGQNVRIGRPLRIQGLAQQHTAPCHAATVGLALHAANPQDEWWDFEMPDRGGALGLKRAIRWFRTHW, encoded by the coding sequence ATGCGCGATCTCTATCAGGCCCAAAGGACGATGCGCCAGATGCGCCGGGCGGCGATGGCGCGGGGCGTTGTGGCGGTGCTGGATATCGGCACCTCCAAGATCACCTGCATCATCCTTCAGTTCGACGGCCCCGGCCAGTTCCGCGATACCGACGGTGTCGGGCCGATGGCCGGACAGGCCTCGTTCCGCGTGATCGGCCAGTTCACCACCCAGTCCCGCGGCGTCCGCTATGGCGAGATCGAGACCATGGCGGAAACCGAACGCTGCGTGCGCCATGCCGTGCAGGGCGCGCAAAAGCAGGCGGGCGTGCGCGTCGATCACGTGATCGCCACCCTGTCAGGGGCGCGCCCTTCCTCCTATGGCCTGGCCGGAGAGATCACGCTGCGTTCGGGCAAGGTGACCGAGGCCGATGTCGGCGCCGTCCTGGCGGCCTGCGATGCGCCCGATTTCGGCCGCAACCGCGAGGTTCTGCATGCCCAGCCGGTCAATTTTGCGGTGGACGGCCGCTCGGGGCTGTCCGATCCGCGCGACATCGTGGGCGACCGGCTGGCGGTGGACATGCATGTGCTGACCATCGACGGCTTTGCCGCCTCCAATCTTGTCCACTGCATCCGGCGCTGCGACCTTGAACTGGCCGGGGTCGGCTCGGCCGCCTATGCGGCGGGGCGCGCGGCGCTGGTCGAGGATGAACAGGAACTGGGCGCGGCCTGCGTGGACATGGGGGGCGGCATCACCGGCGTGTCGCTGTTCCTGAAAAAGCACATGATCTTTGCCGATGCCGTGCGCATGGGGGGCGATCTGGTCACGCGCGACATCAGCCAGGGGCTGCGCGTGCCGATGGCGACGGCCGAATGGCTCAAGACCCGGCATGGCGGGCTGGAGGCGACGGGCCGCGACGACCGCGAGCTGATCGATGTGAGCCGGGCGCCCGGCCAGGCCGACAGCCATCCGGGCGACTGGCCGGGCGAGCGGCGCAGCGTCAGCCGCGCCGACCTGATCGGCATCATGCGCCCGCGGGTCGAGGAGATCCTCGACGGCGTGCGCGACGTGCTGGATGCGGCGGGCTTTGACCAGATGCCCTCGCGGCAGGTGGTCCTTACGGGCGGGGCCAGCCAGATTCCGGGGCTCGACACGCTGGCGGCCCGCATCCTGGGCCAGAATGTCCGCATCGGCCGGCCGCTGCGCATCCAGGGGCTGGCCCAGCAGCATACCGCGCCCTGCCATGCCGCAACCGTGGGGCTGGCGCTGCACGCCGCCAATCCGCAGGATGAATGGTGGGATTTCGAGATGCCCGACCGCGGCGGGGCATTGGGGCTGAAGCGAGCGATCCGGTGGTTTCGCACCCATTGGTAA
- a CDS encoding cell division protein FtsQ/DivIB, which yields MQGLTRPGQVIDAGLRPAPVRRAGGRPAPAGAPRRDPGPSRLAYRLNRLWLTPLYRRLFRVGLPAFLMCMIVGLYLADDTRRANLTGAMTAMVDRIQNREAFMVRTMQIEGASPAVDKGLRAMLPVTLPASSFDLDLPALRKQIELLDAVDHVDLRIKPGGILSAVVTERQPALLWRHARGIELLDRTGHRVASVTSRELRRDLPVIAGEGAGEKAAEALAVIAAAGPLVPRLRGLERMGERRWDVVLDRGQRIMLPADRPLQAVEKVLALDKADGLLDRDVIAVDLREAGRPVVRMGLTAQNTLRRALGRNELDAEGNEIEPQDANGAPKGVAATAGQANKGGAQKAGPAGAPKAAGKGQGASRGAGSGKAGAAGKGKGKGGAGTDGTGKAAPARRG from the coding sequence ATGCAGGGACTGACCCGCCCCGGACAGGTGATCGATGCCGGCCTGCGCCCCGCGCCGGTCCGCCGCGCCGGCGGCCGCCCGGCCCCCGCCGGTGCCCCGCGCCGCGATCCCGGCCCCTCGCGCCTGGCCTATCGGCTGAACCGGCTGTGGCTGACGCCGCTGTATCGGCGGCTGTTCCGGGTGGGGCTGCCGGCCTTTCTGATGTGCATGATCGTCGGGCTGTATCTGGCCGACGACACCCGCCGGGCCAACCTGACCGGCGCCATGACCGCGATGGTGGACCGCATCCAGAACCGCGAAGCCTTCATGGTCAGGACCATGCAGATCGAGGGCGCCTCGCCCGCAGTGGACAAGGGGCTGAGGGCCATGCTGCCGGTCACGCTGCCGGCCTCCAGCTTTGATCTGGACCTGCCTGCGCTGCGCAAGCAGATCGAACTGCTGGATGCAGTGGACCATGTCGATCTGCGCATCAAGCCGGGCGGCATCCTGTCGGCGGTCGTGACCGAACGCCAGCCCGCCCTGCTGTGGCGCCATGCGCGCGGGATCGAGCTGCTGGACAGGACCGGGCATCGCGTCGCCTCGGTCACCTCGCGCGAGCTGCGCCGCGACCTGCCGGTGATCGCGGGCGAGGGGGCGGGCGAAAAGGCCGCCGAGGCGCTGGCGGTCATTGCCGCGGCCGGGCCGCTGGTGCCGCGCCTGCGCGGGCTGGAGCGGATGGGCGAGCGGCGCTGGGACGTGGTGCTTGACCGGGGGCAGCGGATCATGCTGCCCGCCGACCGGCCGCTTCAGGCGGTGGAAAAGGTGCTGGCGCTGGACAAGGCCGACGGGCTGCTGGACCGCGACGTGATCGCCGTCGACCTGCGCGAGGCCGGCCGCCCGGTGGTGCGGATGGGGCTGACGGCGCAGAACACGCTGCGCCGCGCGCTGGGCCGCAACGAGCTGGACGCCGAGGGCAATGAGATCGAGCCGCAGGACGCCAATGGCGCCCCCAAGGGCGTTGCCGCGACCGCGGGCCAGGCCAACAAGGGCGGCGCGCAGAAGGCAGGCCCGGCCGGTGCGCCCAAGGCCGCCGGCAAGGGGCAGGGCGCGTCCAGGGGCGCCGGCAGCGGCAAGGCGGGCGCGGCAGGCAAGGGCAAGGGCAAGGGCGGCGCCGGGACGGACGGGACCGGCAAGGCCGCCCCCGCGCGGCGCGGCTGA
- a CDS encoding D-alanine--D-alanine ligase: MGGPSAEREVSLSSGRGCADALRVAGFEVAEIVLGPGDGAGLAARLAEARPDVVFNALHGRLGEDGCVQGLLEWMGLPYTHSGVLASALAMDKTRAKQAFRDAGLPVAHSVIASREEVRAGHVLPPPYVVKPNDEGSSVGVFIVREGDNAAPLPDSMPAQVMVETYAPGRELTTAVLGDRPLGVTEIVTAGWYDYDAKYAAGGSRHIIPADIPADVAQACLDYALRAHQALGCRGLSRTDFRWDDRRGADGLIVLETNTQPGMTPTSLAPEQAAFAGIAFPELCRWMVEDALCRD; the protein is encoded by the coding sequence ATGGGCGGCCCCTCGGCTGAGCGCGAGGTATCGCTGTCGTCGGGGCGCGGATGCGCGGATGCGCTGCGGGTGGCGGGATTTGAGGTGGCCGAGATCGTTCTTGGCCCCGGCGATGGCGCCGGTCTGGCGGCGCGGCTGGCCGAGGCGCGCCCCGATGTCGTCTTCAACGCCCTGCATGGCCGCCTGGGCGAGGATGGCTGCGTTCAGGGCCTGCTGGAATGGATGGGGCTGCCCTATACCCATTCGGGTGTGCTCGCCTCGGCTCTGGCGATGGACAAGACGCGCGCCAAGCAGGCGTTCAGGGATGCCGGCCTGCCGGTTGCCCACAGCGTGATCGCCAGCCGCGAGGAGGTGCGCGCCGGCCATGTCCTGCCCCCGCCCTATGTGGTCAAGCCCAATGACGAGGGCTCCTCGGTCGGGGTGTTCATCGTGCGCGAGGGCGACAACGCCGCGCCGCTGCCCGATTCGATGCCCGCGCAGGTCATGGTCGAGACCTATGCGCCGGGTCGCGAGCTGACCACCGCCGTTCTGGGCGACCGCCCCCTGGGCGTCACCGAGATCGTGACGGCGGGCTGGTACGACTATGACGCCAAATATGCCGCGGGCGGATCGCGCCACATCATCCCGGCCGACATTCCCGCCGATGTGGCGCAAGCCTGCCTTGACTATGCCTTGCGCGCGCATCAGGCGCTGGGCTGCCGCGGGCTGTCGCGGACCGATTTCCGCTGGGACGACCGGCGCGGGGCGGACGGGCTGATCGTGCTGGAAACCAACACCCAGCCGGGCATGACGCCGACCTCGCTCGCGCCCGAACAGGCGGCCTTTGCCGGCATCGCCTTTCCCGAGCTGTGCCGCTGGATGGTCGAGGACGCGCTATGCAGGGACTGA
- the murB gene encoding UDP-N-acetylmuramate dehydrogenase, which produces MPPLPTPRGALAPNRALSDLTWLRVGGPADWLFQPADVDDLSSFLRDLDPAVPVFPMGVGSNLIVRDGGIRGVVIRLGRGFNDIAIEGDHVTAGAAALDAHVARRAAESGLDLTFLRTIPGSIGGAIRMNAGCYGSYVAGHLVEAEVVARDGAVLTLSPAELQFDYRSSNLPDGWVLTRAVFRARRDDPAALAARMDDQIARRDASQPIRDRSAGSTFRNPAGFSSTGRADDVHDLKAWKLIDDAGLRGHRLGGAQMSEKHPNFLINTGGATAAELEALGDLVRARVRDHSGQDLTWEVIRVGERA; this is translated from the coding sequence ATGCCCCCCCTTCCGACGCCCCGCGGAGCGCTGGCCCCCAACCGGGCCCTGTCCGACCTGACATGGTTGCGGGTCGGCGGGCCGGCCGACTGGCTGTTCCAGCCCGCCGATGTCGATGATCTGTCATCCTTCCTGCGCGATCTGGACCCTGCGGTCCCGGTCTTTCCGATGGGCGTCGGGTCCAACCTGATCGTCCGGGACGGGGGCATCCGGGGCGTGGTCATCCGGCTGGGGCGCGGCTTCAACGACATCGCCATCGAGGGCGATCATGTGACCGCCGGGGCGGCGGCGCTGGACGCCCATGTCGCCCGCCGCGCCGCCGAATCGGGGCTGGACCTGACATTCCTGCGCACCATTCCGGGCAGCATCGGCGGCGCCATCCGCATGAATGCCGGCTGCTATGGCAGCTATGTCGCCGGCCATCTGGTCGAGGCCGAGGTCGTCGCCCGCGACGGGGCGGTGCTGACCCTGTCCCCGGCCGAGCTGCAGTTCGACTATCGTTCCAGCAATCTGCCCGATGGCTGGGTGCTGACGAGGGCGGTCTTTCGCGCCCGCCGCGACGATCCGGCAGCGCTGGCCGCGCGGATGGACGATCAGATCGCCCGCCGCGATGCCAGCCAGCCCATCCGCGACCGCAGCGCCGGATCGACCTTCCGCAATCCCGCCGGGTTCAGCTCCACGGGGCGGGCGGACGACGTGCATGATCTCAAGGCGTGGAAGCTGATCGACGATGCCGGCCTGCGCGGCCACCGTCTGGGCGGCGCGCAGATGAGCGAGAAGCATCCCAATTTCCTCATCAACACCGGCGGGGCCACGGCGGCCGAGCTTGAGGCGCTGGGCGATCTGGTGCGCGCGCGGGTGCGCGACCATTCGGGCCAGGATCTGACATGGGAGGTGATCCGCGTGGGCGAGCGGGCCTAA